One genomic region from Streptomyces sp. NBC_01304 encodes:
- a CDS encoding ATP-binding protein, with protein MVTVSPPEPWSYALHLPHDPRAPRVARMTLRAALAGHGMPELLDTAELLTSEMVTNAYRHAKGAAAMRVRGGEGGRLRVGVWDSNPHIPPPFDRPSRPLRTAPAADEDDGGRGLLLVRLWADDWGGYPLGDDLFGRGGKLLWFELGVAAEAVVAA; from the coding sequence ATGGTCACCGTATCCCCGCCCGAACCCTGGTCGTACGCCCTTCACTTGCCCCACGATCCGCGTGCTCCGCGCGTCGCCCGCATGACCCTCCGGGCCGCACTCGCAGGGCATGGCATGCCCGAACTCCTCGATACAGCCGAGCTGTTGACCTCGGAGATGGTCACCAATGCATACCGGCATGCAAAGGGCGCGGCGGCGATGCGGGTGCGTGGGGGTGAGGGCGGACGTCTGAGGGTCGGGGTGTGGGACTCCAACCCGCACATCCCGCCCCCTTTCGACCGTCCGTCGAGGCCACTGCGGACCGCCCCGGCGGCCGACGAGGACGATGGCGGGCGCGGCCTCCTCCTCGTCCGGCTGTGGGCCGATGACTGGGGCGGTTACCCGCTGGGGGACGACCTCTTCGGGCGGGGCGGCAAGCTGCTCTGGTTCGAGCTCGGAGTCGCGGCCGAGGCGGTGGTTGCTGCATGA
- a CDS encoding class II aldolase/adducin family protein: MSTHAPGQPTPIPTDQLQFSLPPVHESLADERRHRKERLAGALRLFGRFGFEDGVSGHITARDPEFTDCYWVNPFGMPFKHITVSDLILVNGEGQVVQGRSHVNQAAFTVHAQVHAARPDVVAVAHCHSLKGRALSTLGELLDPITQEACAFYADHALYNSVTGVAVDAEEGRRIADALGAHKALILRNHGLLTVGDTVDAAAWWFLTMERSCQVQLDARAAGRPILIDHKQAVSMREQLGSDLVAWISYQALWQDISRGEPDLLS; this comes from the coding sequence ATGTCGACGCACGCGCCCGGCCAGCCCACGCCGATACCCACCGACCAGCTGCAGTTCTCCCTGCCGCCCGTCCACGAGTCGCTCGCCGACGAGCGGCGCCATCGCAAGGAGCGGCTTGCGGGGGCGCTGCGGCTCTTCGGGCGGTTCGGTTTCGAGGACGGCGTCTCGGGCCACATCACCGCGCGGGACCCGGAGTTCACTGACTGCTACTGGGTGAACCCCTTCGGGATGCCCTTCAAGCACATCACCGTGAGCGATCTGATCCTGGTCAACGGCGAGGGACAGGTCGTCCAGGGCCGCTCCCATGTGAACCAGGCCGCCTTCACGGTGCACGCGCAGGTGCACGCCGCGCGGCCGGACGTGGTCGCGGTGGCTCACTGTCACTCGCTGAAGGGCCGCGCCCTGTCCACGCTCGGCGAGCTGCTCGACCCGATCACCCAGGAGGCCTGCGCCTTCTACGCGGACCACGCGCTCTACAACTCCGTGACGGGCGTGGCCGTGGACGCCGAGGAGGGCCGCCGGATCGCGGACGCGCTCGGCGCCCACAAGGCCCTGATCCTGCGCAACCACGGGCTGCTCACCGTCGGCGACACGGTGGACGCGGCGGCCTGGTGGTTCCTCACCATGGAGCGCTCCTGCCAGGTGCAGCTGGACGCGCGGGCGGCCGGGCGGCCCATCCTGATCGACCACAAGCAGGCGGTCTCGATGCGGGAGCAACTCGGCAGCGATCTGGTCGCCTGGATCAGCTATCAGGCATTGTGGCAGGACATCAGCAGGGGGGAGCCGGACCTGCTGTCCTGA
- a CDS encoding helix-turn-helix domain-containing protein yields MPPRPTPTARQLRLGVELRKLREQAGLTAREAGEMLGANQARISNIETGRFGLSEQRIRTLARNYDCTDEPLVDALVAMASDRKRGWWEEYRDTLSPRMLDLAEMEHHAKALRVAQVINIPGLLQTPEHARALFREVVPALRPHEIEYRVSHRIKRQAILFRDEPMPYTAIIHEAALRMQFGGREVARAQLAHLVETSESPHVSLRVIPFDGTSFPTVGHGLDYAYGPVPALDTAQLDAAHGSELIDASAQLTKYRLVLDRMEKATLEPDPSRTLIQRIAQGT; encoded by the coding sequence ATGCCACCGAGGCCAACCCCCACCGCACGCCAGCTCCGCCTGGGAGTTGAGCTGCGCAAGCTGCGAGAGCAAGCCGGACTGACCGCTCGCGAGGCGGGCGAGATGCTCGGCGCCAACCAGGCGCGCATCAGCAACATCGAAACGGGGCGCTTCGGCCTCAGCGAACAGCGCATCCGCACCCTCGCCCGGAACTACGACTGCACCGACGAACCTCTCGTCGACGCCCTCGTCGCCATGGCGTCCGATCGGAAACGTGGCTGGTGGGAGGAGTATCGCGACACCTTGTCGCCCCGCATGCTGGACTTGGCCGAGATGGAGCACCACGCCAAGGCCCTACGCGTCGCCCAGGTCATCAACATCCCCGGCTTGCTCCAGACTCCCGAGCACGCCCGCGCGCTCTTCCGCGAAGTAGTCCCCGCCCTACGCCCGCACGAGATCGAGTACCGCGTCTCCCACCGCATCAAGCGCCAGGCCATCCTGTTCCGGGATGAGCCGATGCCGTACACCGCGATCATCCACGAGGCCGCCCTGCGCATGCAGTTCGGCGGACGCGAAGTGGCTCGCGCCCAGTTGGCCCACCTGGTCGAGACGAGCGAGTCACCTCACGTCTCGCTGCGCGTCATCCCCTTCGACGGCACCTCGTTCCCCACCGTTGGGCACGGCCTCGACTACGCCTACGGCCCCGTACCGGCACTCGATACCGCACAACTGGACGCGGCCCATGGCAGCGAACTCATCGATGCATCAGCACAGTTGACCAAGTACCGACTGGTGCTGGACCGCATGGAGAAGGCCACCCTGGAGCCGGACCCGTCCCGCACCCTCATCCAGCGCATCGCCCAGGGCACCTGA
- a CDS encoding pyridoxamine 5'-phosphate oxidase family protein, with product MSFNWEAFTAAEPTLAKTVEDRFTAFTHHTLATLRKDGTPRLTGLEVRFLAGEFWLGMMPGSAKALDLQRDPRFSIMANPGAGGDMPDGDARIAGRAIEVTDPEVRARYTGVVDPPDPDSFHLFRTELTEVVRTYLEANEIVVDLWKPGRQVRSFRRS from the coding sequence ATGTCGTTCAACTGGGAAGCCTTCACCGCAGCCGAACCGACCCTCGCGAAGACCGTCGAAGACCGCTTCACCGCCTTCACCCACCACACCCTCGCGACCCTCCGCAAGGACGGCACCCCGCGTCTGACGGGGCTCGAAGTCCGTTTCCTGGCAGGCGAGTTCTGGCTCGGCATGATGCCGGGCTCGGCCAAGGCACTCGACCTGCAACGCGACCCTCGCTTCAGCATCATGGCCAACCCGGGCGCCGGCGGTGACATGCCCGACGGCGACGCCCGCATCGCGGGCCGCGCGATCGAGGTGACCGACCCGGAGGTCCGGGCGCGCTACACGGGCGTGGTCGATCCGCCCGACCCGGACTCCTTCCACCTCTTCCGTACGGAGCTGACCGAGGTGGTCAGGACGTACCTGGAGGCGAACGAGATCGTCGTCGACCTCTGGAAGCCGGGCCGGCAGGTGCGTTCGTTCCGCAGGTCGTAG
- a CDS encoding chorismate mutase: MTTTTTEKTGARTTEAADLIGNARTRIDALDDRIIGLVQERMAVSAVIQEARITSGGRRVNLSREMEVLAHYSDAVGKPGTALAMTLLELCRGRI; the protein is encoded by the coding sequence ATGACCACCACCACGACCGAGAAGACCGGCGCCCGCACGACCGAGGCCGCCGACCTCATCGGCAACGCCCGGACACGCATCGACGCCCTCGACGACCGCATCATCGGTCTCGTACAGGAACGGATGGCCGTCTCGGCGGTGATCCAGGAGGCGCGGATCACATCGGGCGGCCGCCGCGTGAACCTCTCCCGCGAGATGGAAGTCCTCGCCCACTACAGCGACGCCGTGGGCAAGCCGGGCACCGCGCTCGCCATGACGCTGCTGGAGCTGTGCCGGGGCCGGATCTGA
- a CDS encoding DUF397 domain-containing protein, whose amino-acid sequence MTNLTWQKSTYSEEASSCVYVATTPAGTIHLRESDDPEVILSASPDSLLALIRALRSRAS is encoded by the coding sequence ATGACCAACCTGACCTGGCAGAAGTCCACGTACAGCGAGGAGGCGTCCTCCTGCGTCTACGTCGCCACCACCCCCGCCGGAACGATCCACCTCCGCGAAAGCGACGACCCCGAGGTGATCCTGAGCGCGTCCCCCGACTCCCTGCTCGCCCTGATACGAGCCCTCAGGAGCCGCGCTTCTTGA
- a CDS encoding nucleotidyl transferase AbiEii/AbiGii toxin family protein yields MRMPELHRRLLADAFEVGGVFGLALMGGYAVQAHGVVSRPSQDLDFATQDPAPIEDIVEVLTAGLGKRGWRISNVSVTPRLARLLATDPVTEASCEVDLLKEVLWRPPVVMDVGPVIDIADVVATKMRALGDRGLPRDAIDVHAMSADHPMAELERLGARNAEDFDLRELRDRLEALVWVSDEEFAAYGLTDEQIAEIRHWAQDWERDLGLRLAEDYDD; encoded by the coding sequence GTGAGGATGCCGGAACTGCATCGCCGACTGCTGGCGGATGCGTTCGAGGTGGGTGGTGTGTTCGGTCTGGCGCTGATGGGCGGGTACGCCGTCCAGGCGCACGGCGTCGTCAGCCGGCCGAGCCAGGACCTCGACTTCGCCACGCAGGACCCGGCGCCGATAGAGGACATCGTCGAGGTCCTGACCGCGGGCCTGGGGAAGCGTGGCTGGCGCATCTCGAACGTCAGCGTGACCCCACGCCTGGCCCGCCTCCTGGCCACCGATCCCGTCACCGAGGCGAGTTGCGAGGTCGACCTGCTCAAGGAGGTGCTCTGGCGGCCCCCGGTCGTCATGGACGTCGGGCCCGTCATCGACATCGCCGATGTCGTGGCCACGAAGATGCGGGCGCTCGGCGACCGTGGCCTTCCCCGGGACGCGATCGACGTGCATGCCATGAGCGCCGACCATCCGATGGCCGAACTGGAGCGGCTCGGCGCCCGGAATGCGGAGGACTTCGACCTCCGCGAGCTGCGCGACCGCCTGGAGGCCCTGGTCTGGGTGAGCGACGAGGAGTTCGCGGCGTACGGCCTGACCGACGAACAGATCGCAGAGATCCGCCACTGGGCCCAGGACTGGGAACGAGACCTGGGCCTCCGCCTCGCCGAGGACTACGACGACTGA
- a CDS encoding LPXTG cell wall anchor domain-containing protein yields the protein MDTAPPEVFMKLRRVMAAAAVTAVIAPAALLSATAAYATEETPGATPSASETTPETGTPTPTAPETTPETGTPTPSASETTPETGTPTPTASETTPGATPTATESETVSPSPDPDECTTVTDGASIETTLTGLPSKIVAGSGWHNFTYEATNTSDQEMHAIQAYVDVIGIDGADLEVISKYLSVEWKSESGWESIADTAGYFGTAEKVAAGETITAELRVKVDAKAPAGYGYAFSSGVYVSEDGDCEFSEDMMFEFDILAAGSKPGKVPPAKGKPGKGNKPAPQGGHEEIDGNLASTGSSSQLPVIGLIGGITIVAGAGVVFAMKRRKSADAA from the coding sequence GTGGACACCGCACCTCCCGAGGTCTTCATGAAGCTTCGCCGTGTCATGGCCGCTGCGGCCGTTACGGCCGTCATAGCCCCCGCCGCTCTGCTGTCGGCGACGGCTGCGTACGCGACGGAGGAGACGCCCGGCGCGACGCCGAGTGCCTCGGAGACCACGCCGGAGACGGGCACACCGACGCCGACCGCGCCCGAGACGACGCCGGAGACGGGCACACCGACGCCGAGCGCCTCCGAGACCACGCCGGAGACCGGCACCCCGACGCCGACCGCGTCCGAGACCACGCCGGGCGCCACCCCGACCGCGACGGAGAGCGAGACGGTCTCCCCGTCGCCGGACCCGGACGAGTGCACCACCGTGACGGACGGCGCGAGCATCGAGACGACCCTCACCGGGCTGCCCTCGAAGATCGTCGCCGGCTCGGGCTGGCACAACTTCACCTACGAGGCGACGAACACCTCCGACCAGGAGATGCACGCCATTCAGGCGTATGTCGACGTCATCGGTATCGACGGGGCAGACCTCGAGGTGATCTCCAAGTACCTCTCGGTCGAGTGGAAGAGCGAGTCCGGCTGGGAGTCGATCGCCGACACGGCCGGCTACTTCGGCACCGCCGAGAAGGTCGCCGCGGGCGAGACCATCACCGCTGAGCTGCGCGTGAAGGTCGACGCCAAGGCCCCGGCCGGCTACGGCTACGCGTTCAGCTCCGGCGTCTACGTCTCCGAGGACGGCGACTGCGAGTTCAGCGAAGACATGATGTTCGAGTTCGACATCCTCGCCGCGGGCAGCAAGCCGGGCAAGGTTCCGCCCGCCAAGGGCAAGCCGGGCAAGGGCAACAAGCCTGCCCCGCAGGGCGGCCACGAGGAGATCGACGGCAACCTCGCCTCGACCGGCTCCAGCTCCCAGCTCCCCGTCATCGGCCTGATCGGCGGCATCACCATCGTCGCCGGTGCCGGAGTCGTCTTCGCGATGAAGCGCCGCAAGAGCGCCGACGCCGCGTAA
- a CDS encoding GMC family oxidoreductase has product MSQDESVQNQQAYDYDVVVVGSGFGGAVSALRLSEKGYRVGVLEAGRRFTRETLPRNSWDLKNYLWAPALGLFGIQRIHLLGNVMVLAGAGVGGGSLNYANTLYVPPAAFFNDPQWKDITDWQEELKPYYDQAQRMLGVRLNPTMTPSDVHLKATAEAMGVGDSFHMAPVGVFYGDGSDADGSAKAKPGAEVQDPYFGGAGPSRKACTECGECMTGCRHGAKNTLNENYLYLAEKAGAVIHPMTSVVSVTEDSRGGFAVATLPTDKKRKGQGRTFTASRVVIAAGTYGTQTLLHRMKDTGLLPQLSSRLGDLTRTNSEALVGAQTDNRRYKKRHGAAKVDFTRGVAITSSIHPNDSTHIEPVRYGKGSNAMGGMTILQVPYSSRRVLGWLGNCAKHPWLMMRSLSNRRWSERTIIGLVMQSLDNSLTTYRKPGGLGKGLLTARQGHGAPNPNQIREATQAATLLAEEINGFAGSNVGELMGTPLTAHFLGGCPIGDSAESGVIDPYHRLYGHPGISVVDGAAVTANLGVNPSLTITAQAERAMSLWPNKGEADARPAQGSEYARLTAVTPKSPVVPADAFGALKLPFLGMPAVPPKK; this is encoded by the coding sequence GTGTCCCAGGACGAGTCTGTCCAGAATCAACAGGCGTACGACTACGACGTCGTGGTCGTCGGTTCCGGCTTCGGCGGCGCAGTCTCCGCGCTGCGGCTTTCGGAGAAGGGCTACCGCGTCGGCGTCCTTGAGGCGGGCCGCCGCTTCACGCGCGAGACGCTGCCGCGCAACTCCTGGGACCTGAAGAACTACCTCTGGGCCCCGGCGCTCGGCCTGTTCGGCATCCAGCGCATCCATCTGCTCGGCAATGTGATGGTGCTCGCGGGCGCGGGGGTGGGCGGCGGTTCGCTCAACTACGCCAACACGCTCTACGTCCCCCCGGCCGCGTTCTTCAACGACCCGCAGTGGAAGGACATCACCGACTGGCAGGAGGAGTTGAAGCCGTACTACGACCAGGCGCAGCGCATGCTCGGCGTACGGCTCAACCCGACCATGACCCCATCCGACGTCCACCTCAAGGCGACCGCCGAGGCGATGGGGGTCGGGGACTCCTTCCACATGGCGCCGGTCGGGGTCTTCTACGGGGACGGTTCGGATGCCGACGGCTCGGCGAAGGCCAAGCCCGGCGCGGAGGTCCAGGACCCCTACTTCGGCGGCGCGGGCCCGTCCCGCAAGGCGTGCACCGAGTGCGGGGAGTGCATGACGGGCTGCCGGCACGGCGCGAAGAACACCCTCAACGAGAACTATCTGTATCTGGCGGAGAAGGCGGGTGCCGTCATCCACCCGATGACGTCCGTCGTCTCCGTCACGGAGGACTCGCGGGGCGGCTTCGCGGTGGCCACGCTGCCGACGGACAAGAAGAGGAAGGGTCAGGGGCGTACGTTCACGGCTTCGCGGGTCGTGATCGCGGCGGGCACGTACGGCACGCAGACGCTCCTGCACCGCATGAAGGACACCGGCCTGCTGCCCCAACTGTCCTCTCGACTGGGCGACTTGACCCGCACGAACTCCGAGGCCCTGGTCGGCGCCCAGACCGACAACAGGCGGTACAAGAAGCGCCACGGGGCCGCGAAGGTGGACTTCACGCGGGGCGTCGCGATCACGTCCTCCATCCACCCCAACGACAGCACCCACATCGAGCCCGTCCGCTACGGCAAGGGCTCGAACGCCATGGGCGGCATGACGATCCTCCAGGTCCCCTACTCCTCCCGGCGGGTCCTCGGCTGGCTCGGCAACTGTGCCAAGCACCCCTGGCTGATGATGCGTTCGCTCTCCAACCGCCGCTGGTCGGAGCGCACGATCATCGGCCTGGTGATGCAGTCCCTGGACAACTCCCTGACGACGTACCGGAAACCGGGCGGCCTGGGGAAGGGTCTGCTGACGGCCCGGCAGGGCCACGGCGCGCCCAACCCGAACCAGATCCGCGAGGCGACGCAGGCCGCGACCCTGCTGGCCGAGGAGATCAACGGCTTCGCCGGGTCCAACGTGGGCGAGCTGATGGGCACGCCCCTGACCGCCCACTTCCTCGGCGGCTGCCCGATCGGCGACTCGGCCGAGTCCGGGGTGATCGACCCCTACCACCGGCTGTACGGCCACCCGGGCATCTCCGTGGTGGACGGCGCCGCGGTCACGGCGAACCTGGGCGTGAACCCGTCCCTGACGATCACCGCCCAGGCCGAGCGCGCGATGTCGCTGTGGCCCAACAAGGGCGAGGCGGACGCGCGTCCGGCCCAGGGCTCGGAGTATGCGCGGCTCACGGCTGTGACGCCCAAGTCGCCGGTGGTGCCGGCGGATGCGTTCGGCGCGCTGAAGCTGCCGTTCCTGGGGATGCCGGCGGTTCCGCCGAAGAAGTAG
- the guaA gene encoding glutamine-hydrolyzing GMP synthase, with the protein MPPASPSADAGAAPAAAAPDTVLVVDFGAQYAQLIARRVREARVYSEIVPSTMPVAEMLAKNPAAIILSGGPSSVYAPGAPRLDRELFEAGVPVFGMCYGFQLMATTLGGTVDDNGAREYGRTPLHVSKSGSTLFEGTPDEQSVWMSHGDACSAAPEGFTVSASTDVVPVAAFENDEKKLYGVQYHPEVMHSTHGQQVLEHFLYRGAGLTPNWTTGNVIEEQVALIREQVGDKRAICGLSGGVDSAVAAALVQKAIGSQLTCVYVDHGLMRKGETEQVEKDFVAATGANLVVVDAEERFLNALAGVSDPETKRKIIGREFIRVFEQAQADIIADAGPAVGFLVQGTLYPDVVESGGGTGTANIKSHHNVGGLPDDIEFELVEPLRKLFKDEVRMVGQELGLPDEIVQRQPFPGPGLGIRIVGEVTKERLDLLREADAIAREELTAAGLDRDIWQCPVVLLADVRSVGVQGDGRTYGHPIVLRPVSSEDAMTADWTRMPYEVLAKISTRITNEVADVNRVVLDVTSKPPGTIEWE; encoded by the coding sequence GTGCCCCCAGCCTCCCCCTCCGCCGACGCCGGAGCGGCCCCCGCTGCCGCCGCTCCCGACACCGTCCTGGTCGTCGACTTCGGCGCCCAGTACGCCCAGCTCATCGCCCGCCGTGTGCGTGAGGCCCGGGTCTACAGCGAGATCGTGCCCAGCACCATGCCGGTCGCCGAGATGCTCGCCAAGAACCCCGCGGCGATCATCCTGTCCGGCGGCCCCTCGTCGGTGTACGCGCCGGGCGCGCCCCGCCTCGACCGCGAGCTCTTCGAGGCCGGGGTCCCGGTCTTCGGCATGTGCTACGGCTTCCAGCTCATGGCCACGACGCTCGGCGGCACCGTCGACGACAACGGCGCCCGTGAGTACGGACGTACGCCGCTGCACGTGAGCAAGTCCGGCTCGACCCTCTTCGAGGGCACCCCGGACGAGCAGTCCGTGTGGATGTCGCACGGCGACGCCTGCTCCGCCGCCCCCGAGGGCTTCACCGTCTCGGCGTCCACCGACGTCGTACCGGTCGCCGCCTTCGAGAACGACGAGAAGAAGCTGTACGGCGTCCAGTACCACCCGGAGGTCATGCACTCCACGCACGGCCAGCAGGTGCTCGAGCACTTCCTGTACCGGGGCGCGGGGCTCACCCCGAACTGGACCACCGGCAATGTCATCGAGGAGCAGGTCGCCCTCATCCGCGAGCAGGTCGGCGACAAGCGCGCCATCTGCGGCCTGTCCGGCGGCGTGGACTCGGCGGTCGCCGCGGCGCTCGTGCAGAAGGCCATCGGCTCCCAGCTGACGTGCGTGTACGTCGACCACGGGCTGATGCGCAAGGGCGAGACCGAGCAGGTCGAGAAGGACTTCGTGGCCGCGACCGGCGCGAACCTCGTGGTCGTCGACGCCGAGGAGCGCTTCCTGAACGCGCTGGCCGGTGTCTCCGACCCCGAGACCAAGCGAAAGATCATCGGCCGCGAGTTCATCCGGGTCTTCGAGCAGGCGCAGGCCGACATCATCGCCGACGCGGGTCCGGCGGTCGGCTTCCTCGTGCAGGGCACGCTGTACCCGGACGTGGTCGAGTCCGGTGGCGGCACCGGCACCGCCAACATCAAGTCGCACCACAACGTCGGCGGCCTCCCCGACGACATCGAGTTCGAGCTCGTCGAGCCGCTGCGCAAGCTGTTCAAGGACGAGGTCCGCATGGTCGGCCAGGAGCTCGGCCTGCCGGACGAGATCGTCCAGCGCCAGCCCTTCCCGGGCCCCGGCCTCGGCATCCGCATCGTCGGCGAGGTCACCAAGGAGCGCCTGGACCTGCTGCGCGAGGCCGACGCCATCGCCCGCGAGGAGCTCACCGCGGCCGGCCTCGACCGGGACATCTGGCAGTGCCCGGTCGTCCTGCTCGCGGACGTGCGCAGCGTGGGCGTGCAGGGTGACGGCCGGACGTACGGCCACCCGATCGTCCTGCGCCCCGTCTCGTCCGAGGACGCCATGACGGCGGACTGGACGCGGATGCCGTACGAGGTGCTCGCGAAGATCTCGACCCGGATCACCAACGAGGTGGCCGATGTGAACCGCGTGGTGCTCGACGTGACGAGCAAGCCGCCGGGCACCATCGAGTGGGAGTAG